A window of Gimesia sp. genomic DNA:
ACAGAGACAGCAGGACGGCGAGCCCTTCTCCATGATGAGACGTCCACTGCGGATAAATCCAGATCCATGTGGGGATCTGTTTTTGCGGTTGCCGGTTCCAGACGGCCAGCGCGAGAAATGGATTCTCATCAGCCACGGAAATATCACCGCCGAACCAGGTTTGTATTTCTGCAGGATTCAGTGAGCCTCGGAAGACCATAGAACCGGCGGGAACGATCAATAGAGTGACCAGGAAAACGAGACCACAGACAGTCAACTTGCGACGTGCAGACCACCCGGGGGAACATAAAAAACGAATCACGATGAAGACCGCCGTTCCATAAAGAACGGCGAGCAGCAGTGAAACCGGGATGAACAATGCAAGGGAAGCGTGTAGCCAGGACTGTTCCACAATTGTCTGCAGGGGTCTATATTGAAAACAGATCAGGACAGGAATCAAGAGAACCAGCAGCAGCGAAATTAATGGGATCCAGGTAATCTTTCCTCGCTTACGGATCATTCGTAGAGAAAAGGTTAATATCAGAATCAGACTGACCCAACCGAGCGTCAGCAGCAGGATGTTCCAGACACGTTCCGGAAGGGCATCCGCCGGGATTACTCCCCAGAGAAACAGGCTCAGGCCCACTCCAGAAAACCAGGCAACCAGGGTTCGCCACCAGCCCGGTCGAGACGCGGTACCTGTTTCACACCAGCCAGCCCAACGAGCAGTCAACACCAGCAACAGTGAGAGTAGAAACAACAAGAGAATAAAAGGTTGACTGAGTTCAGTCAGCGTTGTTGCGAGGGGCGCCTCGAATGCGGGTTGTGTGTCCTGCTGGGCATGATAACGGTCCAGGGCTTCCATAAAGATATTTCGCTGCAGCCACGCCTGATGCAGATCCTGCTTCAGTTTAACAGCTTCCTCAGGAGTGAACGACTCCGGATGTGTCTGCAACACCTGGAATGAATGTCCCAGTCCCAAAGTGCGGAAGCTGTATTTAAAGAATGTCAGTTCATACAGATTGTCACGGCCCTGCAACTGCTCTGCGATTCGCAATTCACGGTCTGCATTCCGTATCACTGAGGCGTACTTTTTTTGCAGCAGATCGGATTTGCAGGAATTGTCCAACCAGCGTAGCAGTCGAATGGCAATCATTTCAGCGGGATAAATGGCATTCCGCCCTTCTGCAGCTTTGATCTGCTCGCCCCGCGGGAGTGATGTCTGTTCTAAAAAGGCCAGGGTCGCCGACCAGGTAATCGCCCCCACGTTCAGGCTTGTTTTTTTCTGTCCTGCCTCCAGTCGTTGTTCAGCCTGTGCATAGATTTTGGGGTTCGTGATTTTCAGAGTCAGACGATATTCGTCATCCCAGACCGGTTCGGCGGACTGCTGATAGAACCTGATCGCTGCCAGGTAGTCGTAGAGTGCATTCTCCGGATCATGGGCCGCACACTCCTCCAGCAGCGACAGCCAGTCCTCGGTGGACGGTTCCCACTCTGATTCATCGCTCAGCACAAACAGCAGTAACGCGCGCTGTCTCCAGAAATCGACATCTTCCGGGGCAAGTTGTGTGGCGATCGCAGCCTGTTTCAGACAGGCAGCGCGACACAGAGCCTGATATTCTGCTTCTGCCCGATCTCTGAGTTCAAACAGGTTTCCAGAAAGTTCCCTCGCGTCTTCAGTCGTTAAGATGTCCCGCTTGAGGAACTCATACTGCGGCTCGGTGAGCATCCAGGCTGCCCCCAGCGCGACCTGGGCGTCGGTCCGGGTTGCGGGGATTTGCTCAACCTGCTGCAACCAGTATTGCGCCTGTTCCTCGGGAAGTTCCTCGCTGACTGACGTCGTTTGCCCCAGCAGACGCCAGGCTTCCGCTTTCCAGTCATGCCACAGCGAATGCCAACCTGAAGGGGACCCGCTGACGACAATAGCCAGACGCAGGCCGAGCACCACGATGACCAGGCACAAGATCAGCCGGGGCCACTTTGATTTTCCTTGCCGGTCTGTTTCCACTGAAACGCTTTGCATATCGAAAGACTAACGTCTGCAATAGCAGAGAGGATCAACGGGTTCTTACTGTTTTCCCCGTGATTTCAGGATTTCTTCAATCAATGTCAGTTTCTGCTGCTGGTATTTAAGCACGCGCCCATCACCATAAAGACTGAGCAGTGAAATAGGAAACGCAATCAGAGCACAGACGGCCATCCAGAGTGGAACCCAACCCGGAAACAGATGCAGGCTGAAAATGCCTGCAGACACGAATGCCATGATCAGGTGACTGCGGACGCGTAGTTGCTGAATGCGAATCTGCTTCCGAACCTGTGGTGCCACTCGTGCCGGGTTCTTTCCGGCCAGTTTCTGTTCAATGTCAATTTCCATCCGGATCACTTCATCCTTCCTGGAAGAGTCCATTTAAGTCCAGGCTTCAGCCTGTTCCCTACGCTGACATCGATACTGCATGCCCAGCAGGACAAAACCGATGATGGGCAGCACGATGTCCGTGTAAAAAATCAGCCCGGCATTTCCGGGGGCGAAGTTATGGGCTGTGATCATCTGGTAGATATGGCCACCCGCAGCGCCCAGTAGAAACATCGACGGCCCGACCACCGCGGCGGCCCGCATGCCCAGACTGCCACGGAATGCCAGAAAGCCCACCACAGCATAACCCAGGCTGGCGGTCCCCACTTCAAACTGAAACGGACTCTGGGACCACCCGATGAAACTGGCTGCCATCTCGCCGAAGAACGAATGCATGATGAAGTTATAGAAGAAAGAACAGCCTATGGAAAAGAATAGAAACCAGGCAAACAGGGACTCAACAATGTTCGCTCGTGACAATGGTCGCGGTTTTCTCAAGAGAGAAAATCCGGAAACGATCAGCCCCAGGATCAGAAAGGTGAGAGTAAAATTTTCCATGACAAATTGAATCAGCTTACCCATAGATCACTCTCTGTTGGAGAAAGTTGTGATAATCACATTAGTTTACATCGTCTCAGCATTTATACAGTTGTTATCTATCGGCTATTCTATTAGGGTTGCTAAGCATCAGCCCGGTTTTTGAGAAATCAAAAGCGATTTCGCAGGATTCAGGCACAGAGGAATGTAACTGATAATGCGAACTAAGCATAAAGATCACAGTTACTTAAGAAAAATTTATTCAATCTGGTTGAAAAACGAAGAGGAAGCCACGAGGAAGCCCCCCGAGTTTGTTAACCGCGTGCAGGCTGCATTGAAGCCCGCCGGGTGAGAACTCATAAAACAGGGGGGAACATACAATATGACAAACAGTGTAGTCTGTAAATTTGGTGGAAGTTCCGTAGCGAACGCTACTCAAATCGAAAAAGTCCGTCGCATTGTCGCCGACAATCCCCAACGACGGTTTGTGGTGGTCTCGGCTCCGGGGCGAGTCCAGAAAAACGAAGAAAAGATCACCGATCATCTGCTCAATATCGCGACCCGGGGGCAGCATTTTCGCGACTCCCGCAAGTCGATCTCCGCAACCGAGAGCAAACAGGCGGTCATCGATCGTTTCAGTGGCATCATCTCTGATCTGGAGATCGAAGGCAAAGACCTGATCGAGTCGCTGAAAACCGATCTGGAGCCCAACCTGGATGGCGACAAACGGATCGCGTTCCTTGCTTCGCGGGGCGAGCACTACAATGCCCGCATCATCGCGCGGTATTTTCAGAGAAAAGGCATGGAAGCCCGCGCCTGTCTGCCGGAAGAATTTGGCTTCCTGGTGACCGACAGTTACCTGGATGCCAAAGTCGAAGAGCCCGCCTACGATAACATTGCGGTTCTCGATCAGGAAGAGACTGACATGGTCACCGTCATCCCCGGTTTCTACGGCGTGACCGAAGCAGGAGAGATCGCTGTCTTCTCCCGAGGCGGTTCCGATCTGACCGGAGGCGAAATTGCCTACGCGATCGATGGCGACAAGTACGAGAACTGGACCGACGTGAGCGGCGTGCTCGAGTCTGACCCTCGCATCATCTCTGCCGCCCGGGCGATTCCCCGCCTGACGTTCAAAGAAATTCGTCTGCTCTCCTCCAAGGGAGTCAACGTTTTTCACCTGGACGCGATGCTCAACTGCCGGAAACGCAAAATCCCGATTCATGTTCGCAATACAAATCAGCCCGAAGCCGCTGGTACGCAGATTCTCAACGAGCGTGTGCCGGAAGAGGGCGTGGTCGGCATCGCCCGGCTGGACAACATGGCTTATATCTACCTGGAAAAGGACATGCTCTGCGAAGAGGTTGGCTTCACCGCGACATTATTAAAGATCTTCCAGAGCTACGGGATCAACACCTACCATTATCCGACGGATAAAGACGACATCGCTGTTCTGGTCAAACAGGATGACCTGAAAGGAAGCATCAACGACTTGCGGCGGGCAATTGAAAAACAGCTCAAGCCCGATTTTATGGACGTGGTCTACAATCTGTCGGTCATCACACCGGTCGGCCTGGGGCTCAAACGCAACTCCTATCCGCTGGTCGATGCGATCAACGCGCTGGGTGAGCACCATATCCCGATCGAAATGATCGATCAGAGTCCCTCACAGATCTGTTTCCATATCGGCGTCAGTCAGGCCGTCGCCGA
This region includes:
- a CDS encoding DUF6790 family protein, with product MGKLIQFVMENFTLTFLILGLIVSGFSLLRKPRPLSRANIVESLFAWFLFFSIGCSFFYNFIMHSFFGEMAASFIGWSQSPFQFEVGTASLGYAVVGFLAFRGSLGMRAAAVVGPSMFLLGAAGGHIYQMITAHNFAPGNAGLIFYTDIVLPIIGFVLLGMQYRCQRREQAEAWT
- a CDS encoding aspartate kinase, which gives rise to MTNSVVCKFGGSSVANATQIEKVRRIVADNPQRRFVVVSAPGRVQKNEEKITDHLLNIATRGQHFRDSRKSISATESKQAVIDRFSGIISDLEIEGKDLIESLKTDLEPNLDGDKRIAFLASRGEHYNARIIARYFQRKGMEARACLPEEFGFLVTDSYLDAKVEEPAYDNIAVLDQEETDMVTVIPGFYGVTEAGEIAVFSRGGSDLTGGEIAYAIDGDKYENWTDVSGVLESDPRIISAARAIPRLTFKEIRLLSSKGVNVFHLDAMLNCRKRKIPIHVRNTNQPEAAGTQILNERVPEEGVVGIARLDNMAYIYLEKDMLCEEVGFTATLLKIFQSYGINTYHYPTDKDDIAVLVKQDDLKGSINDLRRAIEKQLKPDFMDVVYNLSVITPVGLGLKRNSYPLVDAINALGEHHIPIEMIDQSPSQICFHIGVSQAVADDALNILYRVLINDTRA